The following proteins come from a genomic window of Rutidosis leptorrhynchoides isolate AG116_Rl617_1_P2 chromosome 10, CSIRO_AGI_Rlap_v1, whole genome shotgun sequence:
- the LOC139871146 gene encoding uncharacterized protein — protein sequence MIPVNSPGLFHKWAIDIVGPLPAGPGNVKFLIVAIDYFTKWAEAKAFTSVAHPQANGLCEVTNRDIVSEILVPTHRVANFEEEANDDALGENLNFIEERRLMAAIREANNKQQIAKYYNKRVHALSFDAGEWHYQWVLRNNDASRAEKLGKLGPNWEGPYQVVAINAAGSYKLADVEGRGLPNAWHAALLKRYYA from the exons atgattcctgttaattcGCCAGGGCTATTTCACaagtgggctattgacattgtagggccattACCCGCAGGACCtggcaatgtcaaattcttgattgtGGCAATTGACTATTTTACAAAATGGGCCGAggctaaggcg TTTACATCAGTGGCGCACCCACAGGCTAATGGCTTATGCGAAGTAACCAATCGAGATATTGTgagcg AAATTCTTGTGCCAACGCATAGGGTTGCTAACTTTGAGGAAGAAGCAAATGATGATGCATTGGGTGAGAATTTGAATTTCATTGAAGAGCGAAGGTTAATGGCTGCTATAAGAGAGGCAAATAATAAACAGCAAATTGCCAAGTACTACAACAAAAGAGTGCATGCTTTGTCTTTTGATGCTGGCGAATGG cactatcaATGGGTTCTGCGAAATAATGATGCAAGTAGAGCAGAAAAACTTGGCAAATTAGGACCTAATTGGGAGGGTCCTTATCAAGTTGTAGCAATCAATGCAGCAGGTTCATACAAGCTTGCAGATGTAGAAGGGCGAGgtttacctaatgcgtggcatgccgctttgttaaagcgatattatgcgTAG
- the LOC139871147 gene encoding uncharacterized protein, translating to MSNIGIGSGIAVAVQASTQKRGRKRKSAKMYQNWQSAPISFPKMQSDDFSEMPIVVSCKVAETGITIMKVHVDNGSSVDIIYEQCFVQLPESFRATLQLTTASLTGFAGESSLPMGVLPLDVELSDENDDSLVRRTWLDFYVMRTSSHYNMLLGRIALGKFGIVPSTIHGMIKFAMPKGVATINSASIVPIYAAVNVKSTVQKIADVTDNMVVVNPTYPDQKIKVGCNVSADTKKQIAQLLVQYMDVFAWLQKRRGMAPDRAKWLCEEVTKLVRAGILREVQCQSWIANPVLVKKPAGSWRMCIDFKDLNKACPKDNYPLPEIDLKVESLHAFPYKYFLDAETGYHQIPMGIQANPKKITAIENMTATKTVKEEMKKLLKTLPTLTAPIDGKILYLYISVANEAFGSVLVTERDKIQKPVYFVSKALTGIEINYAPIEKFVYALILTSRRLRIYFQGHPVHVLTNMPIKQVLTKPEISGRLALWVVELGAYQISYLPRSAIKGQILADYLAEMTGELEVINESTELKPAVRETWDLFTDRASCAEGAGAGLVLASSSGEQHTYALRFNFDKYLQLLKELAVRFEHFELAQVPRSQNKKADALSKLAALTFSHFQKQVWVEELPSKSIDNDLMVASVIEEQPNLMEPILQYIRNDVLPDDKREARLVREGAPMYIIQNDILYRKSYCGPMMRCVGPIEAEMIIDEVHNGSYALHSGYKTIAVKIMRMGYF from the exons ATGAGCAATATCGGAATTGGTAGTGGTATTGCTGTCGCTGTGCAAGCAAGTACCCAAAAAAGAGGAAGAAAGCGAAAGTCAGCAAAAATGTATCAAAATTGGCAGTCCGCGCCAATTAGTTTTCCAAAAATGCAAAGTGATGATTTCTCCGAAATGCCGATAGTAGTATCGTGCAAAGTCGCGGAAACTGGAATAACAatcatgaaagttcatgttgataatggcaGCAGTGTCGACATTATCTATGAACAATGTTTTGTTCAACTGCCTGAGAGTTTTAGAGCAACTTTACAACTAACCACGGCCTCGCTAACTGGTTTTGCGGGGGAATCTTCATTGCCGATGGGCGTGTTGCCCTTAGATGTTGAGTTATCTGATGAAAATGATGATAGTTTAGTGCGGCGAACATggctagatttctatgttatgcgGACTTCTTCTCACTATAATATGTTATTAGGCAGAATTGCCTTGGGTAAATTCGGAATTGTTCCATCCaccattcatggcatgattaagttcGCAATGCCTAAAGGTGTTGCAACGATAAATTCCGCAAGCATCGTACCTATTTATGCGGCTGTTAATGTGAAAAGTACAGTTCAAAAAATCGCTGATGTCACAGACAACATGGTAGTGGTTAATCCTACGTATCCCGATCAAAAAATTAAAGTAGGATGTAATGTTAGTGCGGATACCAAGAAACAAATTGCGCAGTTACTTGTGCAGtacatggatgtttttgcttggt TGCAGAAGCGTAGAGGCATGGCCCCAGACCGCGCTAAGTGGCTATGCGAGGAAGTAACGAAATTGGTGCGAGCTGGAATTTTGCGCGAAGTGCAATGCCAATCATGGATTGCGAATCCAGTTTTGGTGAAAAAGCCTGCTGGCTCATGGAGAATGTGTATTGACTTCAAAGATTTAAATAAAGCATGCCCAAAGGATAACTATCCACTTCCAGAAATCGATTTGAAAGTGGAATCTTtgcatgcttttccatataaataTTTTTTGGATGCAGAAACGGGATATCATCAGATCCCAATG ggtattcaagctaatccaaagaaAATTACGGCTATTGAAAATATGACAGCAACAAAAACGGTCaaggaa GAAATGAAGAAGTTATTAAAAACTTTGCCTACGCTAACAGCGCCAATAGATGGCAAAATTCTTTACCTTTACATATCGGTAGCAAATGAAGCTTTTGGCTCAGTTCTAGTTACGGAAAGAGATAAAATACAAAAACCTGTGTATTTTGTCAGTAAAGCTCTTACAGGGattgaaataaactatgcgccgattgagAAATTTGTGTATGCTCTCATATTAACATCGCGAAGGTTAAGAAtatattttcaagggcatccagtGCACGTGCTAACTAATATGCCGATTaagcaagtcttaacaaaaccagagatatctggtagactcgcattatgggtAGTAGAGTTAGGTGCTTATCAAATTTCTTACCTTCCGCGCAGTGCTATAAAGGGCCAGATTTtggcggattatctcgctgaaatgactggagagttggaggtgattaaTGAGTCAACAGAGTTAAAACCAGCAGTTAGagaaacttgggatttatttaccGATAGAGCTTCATGTGCAGAAGGCGCTGGTGCGGGTTTAGTGTTAGCAAGCTCAAGTGGTGAACAGCATACATACGCGTTAcgttttaattttgat AAATATTTGCAGTTGTTGAAAGAATTGGCAGTGCGATTTGAGCATTTCGAACTTGCGCAAGTGCCAAGgagtcaaaataagaaggcggatgctttGAGTAAGCTGGCCGCTTTAACGTTttcgcactttcaaaaacaagttTGGGTTGAGGAATTACCAAGCAAGTCAATAGATAACGACTTGATGGTAGCGTCTGTTATAGAAGAACAGCCAAATTTGATGGAACCAATATTGCAATATATTCGCAATGATGTTTTGCCAGATGATAAGCGCGAAGCTCGGTTAGTTAGAGAGGGCGCACCAATGTACATCattcaaaatgatattttatatcgcAAATCATACTGCGGTCCAATGATGCGATGTGTTGGCCCAATTGAAGCAGAAATGATAATTGATGAAGTGCATAACGGTTCCTATGCATTACATTCAGGTTATAAGACTATTGCGGTgaaaattatgcggatgggttaCTTTTAG